CTTGCCGCGCGCCACGAAGATGCGAGGCGGCTGGTTGCCCTGCACGCTGGCGAAGAGCACGTCGATGGCGTCGGCCAGGCAcgacaggtgagccaggctctgcGACGAGTAGAAGGAAAGCAGCTCGGAGTCCTCCAGGGAGAGGGACCGCGGCAGGGGCGGGGACGGAGTCAGCTGAAGAcgacaataacaaaaaaaggGATTACAGCGCCCACCCCGTCCAGAACCGGGACAATGGAACAACAGTACGGCACGGGCGGCCAGCCAGCGTCTCTTCAAAGACTCCTTGTCTTTGGCTGGTTGTCCCGTGTGAGGCCGAATTGTTAACCAAGACAAGCGAGCTCTTGTTGGCAGGCCGCGACTCCAGTATGTATGGATGTATATTTGATGGCTCGGACTTCATGTCTGCCCGGGACCGACCGCAAAGGAAAGGCTCGTTTGGGAACTTACCCTCGGCTCGGAGCTGATGGTTTGTCCGCTCGGAGGCAGGGGAAGCTCCGGTTTTCCCTACGTCCAAGTGGAGAGCGAGTCAAACCATGGTGGCAGCAGCAATGACTAGCCCGCGGCGGCGCCCATGACTGACCTGCAGCTTGACGTATCCGACACTGTCCCCGTTGGGGACCGGGGCCGGGACGGGAGTCAGGCCGATCCCGGCGTATTCGTTGCCGGGATCCTCGTCTCCGTCGCCCGGGCTCGCCACCAGCGTCACCGCAGCTGAAGCGGGAGGCGGGGGGAAGGCCGGCTGAGGAGTCGGGGGCAGAGGCCTTTCCTGGATCCAGCTACTCTTACGGGAGCCCATTCCGCCTCCGCTCGACTTGCCGTCCGACACCGGGAGGGCGGGCAGCGGCCTGCGGGACAACGACTCCTGGGAAGGCAGTCGGGGGCGACCCTGAGCCTGCAAGAGGAGGGCGCTTTCCTCCAGGGAGCGCCGGACCAGGGAAAGGAGTCCTTCCGACGGCGGGGCGCTGCCCGCGGCCGATAGCGCGGGCAGGAGGTCCGAGAGGCGGGACCAAGCCAGCTGGAGGGGCGGCGGGGGGTCCCCGGAGTGGCTGGCCTTCCACGCCGAGAGGATTTCCGCCAGCGAGGCGGCTAGATCCCGAGACGACGGAGCGGCGGGCGAGCCGGACGCGGCGCTCAGCGCGGCATGGACCAGGCCAGAAAGCGAGGCCCTCCACTGGAGATCCCCGGAACCGTTGCTGGACACGGAAAGGCGGCGAGTGGAGGTGGAGGAAGACGAGGCCGAGCGGGAGAGGACTTCGGCGTTGGGGGCCGGCATGTCGTAGATCCCGCGGTCTGGGGATCCCGCGTCTGCTCGCTTTTCATCGCCCTCCCCCAGAAGGCCGGCGGCGCTGGACTCGCCGGGAGCCACGGGCACACCCGGGAGACTGGGTACGCTGTAGACGTCGTCGGCACCGGCTCGGCCTTCCGACGTGGAGCCGTTCAGCGTGATGGTGGGGACGTCGTACACCTGCGAATGGAAATTTCTTACGGTCAGCCCTTTTCCACGCTGCCGATCCTCATTGGGCTCGGAACGGAACGAAGGAGGCGGGGTCCGCTGATCCGATTTCACGCTTCCGATCGGAACAAATCACAGACGTGCGCGGATTGAGCAAACATGCCAGAAAGATGATGGTAGAAGATGAAGCCGGCCGAAGTGACTCTTGTGTCAACAAACCGTGGTTGCGCCCAAAACGTTTTTTGTCCCATTGTCCCGTTTGCGCTGCTACGTCGCGTTAACGCTAAATGGAGCCGCGATGACTCCTCCGGAACGGACCTGGGCTTGAATACTCCAAATGGACTGTGTACTTGAAGCGCTTTTATCCCCATCGGCCATTTCATCCCAATGAATGCAATCAACGTGGCGTGAACAGAAAGGGATTACGCTCGCGCTGGCGAGATGTCAGAACCTGTGGGAAGCCACACGCAGATGCTTCAAAGTGTCCCAGAGCACCAATTGAAGGCCGGCCGGGCTATATTTACCCACTCCGACGTCCTGGTGTCAAGACATAAGCGGTCAGTGGAGCAAAAACAAGGCAACAGCTGGCGCCCACATTCAAGGAGCCATCGAGCCAGACCGCTGCTGCCCGCGCGCGCTCCAACCGATGAAAATAGAAGCGGCGACCGCAGCGGGCCGACACAGGTGTGGCCTTGCCTCGGGCCCTTTTGTGGGGGGAAGGGGTATGGGAAGTGGGTTGATGGGAGTTTGACATTTGTTCAAGAAAGTGCACTTATGTACACTAACTTGGAATCCCAGCAACAATCAAACACTCTGAGAAAgtttcaaacaaaaacaactcaCCACAAGCACTACTCTAGTCCAAATGAAAGTCTTCAACTGACATCAATATAGTTCTTTGACACTagctgccacaagatggcgccaagaaTCACTTTGCACTGGGCGCGAGGCATTTTGGTTAGGTGGCTCACCGTCGAGATTTTTCAAATGGGAAACACCGCTCTTGAACTTTTCTCAAGCGGACATCAacagagtgaagaaaaaaaatcgtaaAAAGTCATCACCTCCGTCTCCGTGTCGACGTTGCGAGGCGTGTCGTAAATGCCGTCATCGCCGTTGCTGAGGATTGGCGGCGCGGCGCGCTGCCACCGGCCGCTGGGTGGCGTGTCGTATACCTGTCgagcataaaaaaacaaaaaaaacaacgaccATTTCTGAGGGCATATAGATCATGGAATCCGACATTGTACAAGTCAACTGAAAAAAAACGTCAACAAACCAATATGCAAGCATAAAATGCCGTGTGCTAGCAATGGCGCAACGAGGGCACTTGAGTCCAAGTTGGCTAGCAAAGTGGTCGGACAACAAGCCTTAAAAATGCCAACCTGGTCATCGGCGGGATCTGCATAATCTCGAGTTTGCCCTTTGCCGTTGCTTTTCTCCAGGTCCCGACCGGCCTGCGCGTTCACCTCCGGCGCCTGAGATCCGGGATCGCTCGGTGGGAAAGGCGCAAAGTGCTGCCCGTCTTTCCGCGTGACTCCTCTCACCGGGGGAGCCGGCGGCGGTGGCTTTCGGGCAAAATTGGGCGATCCGGGAACACGCGGGTGGCCGGCTCGAACTAGCAAAGGGGAACCTCTGTGGCAGGCCAGACCCGCTTTCCCTCTGGCTACGGTGGAGTTGGGTGACGAGCTCTTGACGAGGGGCCTCAGAGGCGCTTGGGCGGGGGAAGACAAAGTTCTGTGAAGGTTCACCGCCACCGAAGAGGGGCTTTGGTACGTCCCGGGAATGTCCTGACCCACTTGGCACTGCTGCGTTCTGCTGACTGAGGAGGGCCCGTCGGGGCAGGTGGCCAGAACCCCTCCCGTTGGGGTTTGGTAAACATCCTCACCGGCGAGCGGCGTTCCTTTTGGCACCAAGTAACAGTCATCGGACGGCGGACTTGTGGTAAGCGTTTCCCGAGGGACCAGATACGTGGTGTCCTCAGATTCATCGGCCGCTCTCGCGACTCCGCCGGGTGAGAGGTAGACAGACTCGGGAGCCATTTGGGCTCCCGGCTGTCGGACATGCGCAGCGGATGAGGGGAGCGGGCTCACCGGAGTCTGATAAAGACCTATGCTCACGTCCGTGCCCCGTCCTCTTAGGGAAGGGGAGCGCGGGCGACCCGCCGCTCCCATATCCCAGTCAGGTCTGGGTCGGGACCCGGAACTGGAGTGGGAGCGAGGACGACCGCCGTCCGCCTTGCGAAGCTCGCCGGGTCTCGAGGCCGCGCCGGCCACCCGGCTTTCACCGGCGGCCGGTAGCGAGTGGTACGCGCCGTCGTCCAGGCTGCCGTGGGCCAGCGGCGGACCGGGGGACAAGTACGCGGAGTCCGTGCCGGGTGCCGGGGCGGTCTGGAGGAGGCGCAGACGATTGGCCGGGGCGATGCCCTGCCGGCCGTGCAGGGAGCAGAGCCACCAGCCGGGCCCGCCGCTTTGCTCCTGCTCCAAAACCATCAGAATGTCCCCCTTCCTGAAAGCCAGTTCCTCCGGGCTTTCTGCTGTGTTGTCAAAGAGCGCCTTTGCCAACACCGTCTGAAAGGGAGGGGACACGGATTAAAATGCAAGcccactcccaaaaaaaaaaaaaaacacacaacaggTTTTTAATAGTCTTATTTCAGACGGGCAAGACAAACCGGGATTTATGCATCCCGAACAACAAGTACATTGATGGCAATGCTAAACAGCTCAGTTGTTTTGGGGCTTGAATGCAAGCGCCCGCCGTCCGTCCATGACTGCATGGGAAGGAATAATAGACTCAAGCTCCATCTgttcatccgtccgtccgtccgtccatccatcatccgtccgtccgtccgtccgtccgtccgtccatccatccatccatccatccatccatccatcttctgtaaGGCACATCCTCatctgggtcacggcctaaCTGGAGCCATCCCAGAGGCGATATCCACCCCGGACTGGCCAGAGTCTGGTACGG
The sequence above is drawn from the Syngnathus scovelli strain Florida chromosome 1, RoL_Ssco_1.2, whole genome shotgun sequence genome and encodes:
- the efs gene encoding embryonal Fyn-associated substrate, with product MSVSTVLAKALFDNTAESPEELAFRKGDILMVLEQEQSGGPGWWLCSLHGRQGIAPANRLRLLQTAPAPGTDSAYLSPGPPLAHGSLDDGAYHSLPAAGESRVAGAASRPGELRKADGGRPRSHSSSGSRPRPDWDMGAAGRPRSPSLRGRGTDVSIGLYQTPVSPLPSSAAHVRQPGAQMAPESVYLSPGGVARAADESEDTTYLVPRETLTTSPPSDDCYLVPKGTPLAGEDVYQTPTGGVLATCPDGPSSVSRTQQCQVGQDIPGTYQSPSSVAVNLHRTLSSPAQAPLRPLVKSSSPNSTVARGKAGLACHRGSPLLVRAGHPRVPGSPNFARKPPPPAPPVRGVTRKDGQHFAPFPPSDPGSQAPEVNAQAGRDLEKSNGKGQTRDYADPADDQVYDTPPSGRWQRAAPPILSNGDDGIYDTPRNVDTETEVYDVPTITLNGSTSEGRAGADDVYSVPSLPGVPVAPGESSAAGLLGEGDEKRADAGSPDRGIYDMPAPNAEVLSRSASSSSTSTRRLSVSSNGSGDLQWRASLSGLVHAALSAASGSPAAPSSRDLAASLAEILSAWKASHSGDPPPPLQLAWSRLSDLLPALSAAGSAPPSEGLLSLVRRSLEESALLLQAQGRPRLPSQESLSRRPLPALPVSDGKSSGGGMGSRKSSWIQERPLPPTPQPAFPPPPASAAVTLVASPGDGDEDPGNEYAGIGLTPVPAPVPNGDSVGYVKLQGKPELPLPPSGQTISSEPRLTPSPPLPRSLSLEDSELLSFYSSQSLAHLSCLADAIDVLFASVQGNQPPRIFVARGKSLIVTAHKLVFIGDTLARLLTSADLRAKITTSGGRLCQALKAVVVATKGAAQNYPSVSASQEMVDRVAELSQQAAGFSTLLQRLAEISS